One part of the Ancylomarina subtilis genome encodes these proteins:
- a CDS encoding RecQ family ATP-dependent DNA helicase, which yields MSVYHKVLKKYWGYDEFRPLQEDIILSVAESRDTLGLMPTGGGKSLTFQIPTLAMDGLCIIVSPLVALMKDQVLNLKEKGIKAELIYSGLTRDEIELILNKCLYGQNKFLYISPERISTSIFQEKLQSMNVCLIAIDESHCISQWGYDFRPSYLKIIKLRELLPDVPVLALTATATPEVVDDIQDRLGFEKKNVFRKSFERPNLSYLVRHVEDKNRYLLKILRKQKGSSVVYVRSRKKCKEIAEFLKLNQVKAEYYHAGLDNAVKDMRQERWREGQVQVMVATNAFGMGIDKSDVRTVVHMDLPDTLEAYFQEAGRAGRDGKRAYAVMLFSNPDKVQLLKRIKTSFPEIETIKRVYQAVGNFLQVAEGAGKDAVFDFNMAVFCQNFKFNVLQAYSSLKILQRAGYLELTDDLEHATKIHFVIRRDDLYRYQLENKQQDDFIKLLLRTYTGLFTDFVPVNLDALAYRKKIDVKLLIDRLKDLSQHGIIKYIPRKKTPFIIFNQERLPLKYLVFTKEVYQSRKEKFEEKINAVISYAETTDICRSKFLLEYFGQQDAPLCGECDVCKEKDEEIESKIYQAIQMEVKTSLTEEESSVYELVETSQYPEKKLLEVIRLMMDNGELKTVKGDKIGLA from the coding sequence ATGAGTGTGTATCACAAAGTCTTAAAAAAATATTGGGGTTACGATGAATTTCGTCCTTTACAGGAGGATATTATTTTATCAGTGGCCGAAAGTCGCGATACTTTGGGCCTAATGCCAACAGGAGGAGGGAAGTCGTTGACTTTTCAGATCCCAACTCTTGCGATGGATGGGCTTTGTATTATTGTTTCGCCTTTGGTTGCTCTTATGAAAGATCAGGTTTTAAATCTGAAAGAGAAAGGGATTAAAGCTGAACTAATCTACTCAGGCTTGACTCGGGATGAGATTGAACTGATCTTAAATAAATGCCTTTATGGTCAGAATAAGTTTCTCTACATATCTCCTGAACGTATAAGCACATCAATATTTCAGGAAAAGTTGCAAAGCATGAATGTGTGCTTGATTGCTATAGATGAATCGCATTGTATTTCGCAGTGGGGTTACGATTTCCGACCTTCTTATCTCAAGATTATTAAGCTAAGAGAGCTTTTGCCTGATGTGCCTGTGTTGGCACTTACTGCCACAGCTACGCCTGAAGTTGTCGACGACATTCAGGATCGTTTGGGTTTTGAGAAGAAAAATGTTTTTCGAAAAAGTTTTGAACGTCCCAATTTGTCTTATCTGGTAAGGCATGTGGAGGATAAAAATCGTTATTTGTTGAAAATTCTGAGAAAGCAGAAGGGGAGTTCGGTTGTTTATGTGCGCAGCAGAAAGAAATGCAAGGAAATTGCTGAATTCCTGAAACTAAATCAAGTTAAGGCTGAATATTATCATGCCGGACTTGATAATGCCGTAAAGGATATGAGGCAGGAGCGCTGGCGAGAAGGTCAGGTGCAGGTTATGGTTGCGACCAATGCTTTTGGTATGGGGATTGATAAATCTGATGTGCGTACGGTGGTGCATATGGATTTGCCGGATACTCTAGAAGCTTATTTTCAGGAAGCGGGTCGGGCAGGGCGAGATGGGAAAAGAGCTTATGCCGTAATGCTTTTTTCAAATCCTGACAAAGTTCAGTTGTTGAAGCGAATCAAAACATCCTTTCCTGAGATTGAAACCATTAAAAGAGTTTATCAGGCAGTTGGTAATTTTTTGCAAGTTGCCGAAGGGGCAGGGAAAGATGCGGTATTTGATTTTAATATGGCTGTTTTCTGTCAGAATTTCAAATTCAATGTTTTGCAGGCTTACAGCAGTCTAAAAATACTGCAGCGTGCCGGTTATCTGGAGTTGACTGATGATTTGGAACATGCCACTAAAATTCATTTTGTAATTCGTCGTGATGATTTGTATCGTTATCAGTTGGAAAATAAGCAGCAAGATGATTTTATTAAACTATTGCTGAGAACGTACACGGGGTTGTTTACTGATTTTGTTCCTGTAAATTTAGATGCACTGGCTTATCGGAAAAAAATAGATGTCAAGCTTTTGATCGATCGGTTGAAAGATTTATCTCAGCACGGTATCATCAAATACATTCCTCGAAAAAAGACCCCTTTTATTATTTTTAATCAGGAGCGTTTACCTCTTAAATACTTAGTGTTTACAAAAGAAGTTTATCAATCCAGAAAAGAGAAATTTGAAGAAAAAATTAATGCTGTCATATCTTATGCCGAAACAACTGATATTTGTCGGTCTAAGTTTTTGTTGGAATATTTTGGTCAGCAAGATGCGCCCTTGTGTGGAGAATGTGATGTGTGTAAAGAAAAGGATGAGGAGATAGAAAGTAAAATTTATCAGGCCATTCAAATGGAAGTGAAGACCTCTTTGACTGAAGAGGAAAGTTCTGTTTACGAATTGGTGGAAACAAGTCAGTATCCTGAAAAGAAATTATTGGAAGTTATTCGTCTCATGATGGATAATGGCGAGCTGA